The Bosea sp. AS-1 region GCCTCGCTGATGGGGCTCGGGTTGATCGATCAGCCGCTGGAGATCATGTACACCGAGAATGCCGTGCTGATCGGCATCTGCGCCGTCAACCTGCCCTTCATGGTGCTGACGCTGCAGAGCGTGATCGAGGGCATTCCGCGCAATGTCGAGGAGGCTGCCTTCAGCCTCGGCGCCAACCCTGCGGCGATGTTCCGCCGGGTGCTCTGGCCGCTGGCATTGCCCGGCACCCTCGCCGGCACGATCCTGACCTTCATCCTGGCGATGAACGCCTACGCCACTCCGGTGCTGCTCGGCGGCCCGAAATTCCAGATGATGGGACCGCTCGTCTACGGACAGTTCGCCCAGCAGAACAACTGGCCGTTCGGCGGCGCCATTTCGTTCATCCTGATGATTTCCACCCTCCTGCTGACGATGGGAGCGCATCTCATCGTCCAGAGGCGCTACAGATCGAACGAGCCGGCTGGCTGACCGCTTCGTTTCAGCGCGTCAACATCGGGGGCCGGGTAGGTCGCGGAAAGCGGGCGGCCCTATTTTGCGACGAGAGGGCACTTGCTCTCCGACAGCGGCCAGACCGTCTCTTCCGGCGCGATCTTGCGCACGATTTCGAAATAGTCCCATGGGGCCTTTGAATCCGCCGGCTTCTTCACGCGTGCCAGGTACATCTCCCGCAAGACCCGGCCGTCGGCGCGAATCTTCGCATTCTGCGTGAAGGCGTCGTTGATCGGCATGGCCCTCATCGCGGCGGCCACCTTGTCGGGATCGTCCGTACCGGCCTCCTTGATCGCCTTGAGATAGTGCAGCACCGAGCCATAAACGCCGGCGTGCAGCATCGAGGGCATCATCCCCGTCCGCTCCATGAACTGCTTCGACCAGACCCGGGACGCGTCGTCGATGTCCCAGTAGGAGGCCGTCGTCAGATAAGTGCCCTGCGTCGCCTTGAGCCCGAGGCTGTGGACGTCCTGCAGGAAGAAGATGAGCGCCGCCAGGCTCTGCCCCTGTTCGGTGATGCCGAATTCGCCGGCCTGCTTGATGGCGTTGACCGTATCGTTGCCGGCATTGGCGATTCCGATCACCTTGGCGCCGGAGGCCTGCGCCCGCAGGAGAAAGGAAGAGAAGTCGGCATTGTTCAGCGGGTGACGGACCGCACCGACGACCTTGCCGCCATTGGCCTCGACGACATCGGTCGCGTCCTTCTGCAACTGGTGGCCAAAGGCATAATCAGAGGCGAGCATGAACCAGCTGGTTCCGCCCGCCTTCACGACGGCCGAGGCCGTGCCACGCGCGACCCCGTAGGTGTCGTAGGTCCAGTGGAACCCATAGGGCGAGCACTGCTCGTTGGTGAGTGCGGTCGTGCCGGCGCCGGAATACATGACGAGGTGCTTCTTCTCGCGCGTCAGGGACTGGATCGCGAGCGCAACGGCCGAATTCGGCACGTCGACGATCGCATCGACCTTGTCGACGTCGAACCATTGGCGGGCGATGGTCAGGCCGACATCCGCCTTGTGCTGATGGTCGGCAGCGAGAATCTGGATCGGCTTGCCGAGAACGGTGCTGCCGAACTCCTTCACCGCCATCTCGGCGGCAACGACCGAACCCTTGCCGGTAATGTCGGCGGTGACGCCGGCCATGTCGGTCAGGACGCCGATCTTGACAACATCATCGCTCACCTGCGCGCGAGCGGCGCCGGCATAGGCAATCATGGCCGTCACGCCGGCCAGCAGCAGCTTCTTCATTTCGTCCTCCCGGATAAGGTCCGCTTGGCGCGGATCGTCAGATCATTCGCCTACAGGCCATGCTCATCGAGCCAGCGCAGGAGCCTGTCGGCGATGGCACCGCTGTTGTCCTCGATCATCGGCATGTGGCCGTTGCCTTCGATGCCTTCGTCCGGCAGCCACAGGAACTCTGCGCCCAGATAGTGCGCGGTCGCTTCATCCATCGCTCTGGGATGCCTGGGATCGTGGTCCCCGGTGACGACCAGGATCGGCGTCCGCGCCAGAGAAGCGGGGTCGGCGATGCGCAGGCCCCGCCCCCCGATATTGAAGCGCTCATTGAAGAGGCGCGCGCTCTCCGGCACGATCGAGAGACGGTATTGGTCGAAGCTGTGCTGCGGGAAGCGCGGAGCGTTGGCCCAGAAGCTCCGCATGAAGGCATCGCCGACGCGGACGGGCCGATCTTCCGGCGTCATCACCGGGCAACCAAGGCTGATGTCGTTGCCGAGCCTGGCAACCGCTTCACGATCCTCGGGCAAGACAGCCAGAATGTTGGCCGGCGCGCCGGGGGCGATGCCGAGAACGGCCGCGACGGAGCGCTGTGCCCGTTCGGCGATCCACCATGCCATCGGCCCGCTGGCGGAATGGACGAGCAGAACAGCCGGGCCGACCTGTTCGACCAGCGCGAGGATCGACTCCGCGATATCCTGCGTCGGCAGGGAAGCCAGATCCTCGCAGA contains the following coding sequences:
- a CDS encoding alpha/beta fold hydrolase — translated: MNRPAPASARPVTARGIFGRAFFSGTATRPIYVDHLPARAASHHRPVVMVHGGCHTGQCYLATPDGREGWAPHFAAANRDVFVVDWPGHGRSPVCEDLASLPTQDIAESILALVEQVGPAVLLVHSASGPMAWWIAERAQRSVAAVLGIAPGAPANILAVLPEDREAVARLGNDISLGCPVMTPEDRPVRVGDAFMRSFWANAPRFPQHSFDQYRLSIVPESARLFNERFNIGGRGLRIADPASLARTPILVVTGDHDPRHPRAMDEATAHYLGAEFLWLPDEGIEGNGHMPMIEDNSGAIADRLLRWLDEHGL
- a CDS encoding ABC transporter substrate-binding protein, with the translated sequence MKKLLLAGVTAMIAYAGAARAQVSDDVVKIGVLTDMAGVTADITGKGSVVAAEMAVKEFGSTVLGKPIQILAADHQHKADVGLTIARQWFDVDKVDAIVDVPNSAVALAIQSLTREKKHLVMYSGAGTTALTNEQCSPYGFHWTYDTYGVARGTASAVVKAGGTSWFMLASDYAFGHQLQKDATDVVEANGGKVVGAVRHPLNNADFSSFLLRAQASGAKVIGIANAGNDTVNAIKQAGEFGITEQGQSLAALIFFLQDVHSLGLKATQGTYLTTASYWDIDDASRVWSKQFMERTGMMPSMLHAGVYGSVLHYLKAIKEAGTDDPDKVAAAMRAMPINDAFTQNAKIRADGRVLREMYLARVKKPADSKAPWDYFEIVRKIAPEETVWPLSESKCPLVAK
- a CDS encoding ABC transporter permease, with product MSAAAPEAVAGARTNLAGLLVVPATLFVAVMLLGPLAILFRYSLNKFVPGQFMVDALVVENYVKFFTDAYYLNVLARTVRVAVICTLACLVMGFPLAYVLARTQSRFKNLLVIAVVLPLFVGNAVRAAGWMTLFGSKGAFNASLMGLGLIDQPLEIMYTENAVLIGICAVNLPFMVLTLQSVIEGIPRNVEEAAFSLGANPAAMFRRVLWPLALPGTLAGTILTFILAMNAYATPVLLGGPKFQMMGPLVYGQFAQQNNWPFGGAISFILMISTLLLTMGAHLIVQRRYRSNEPAG